One window of the Salvia miltiorrhiza cultivar Shanhuang (shh) chromosome 6, IMPLAD_Smil_shh, whole genome shotgun sequence genome contains the following:
- the LOC130990988 gene encoding uncharacterized protein LOC130990988, giving the protein MERIFRFLRCNDAQRLMCVSYQLKGTADYWWEAKQKTMTPEQLDELTWELFKTALCEKFIPRSYRKKKEMEFTTLKQGNKTVVEYDRLFCDLARYAPYRVDTDEKMSELFCAGLRQEIRVVLASQTALSYAEALNRALDMELAMQPEKITHTPTPPSAQYTQVSNTPYSNQGQKGKRKWENRGNEGKKPWQGQNVQAPFVKGDKLFYGGPATSHPGHQGIPPCPKCNKLHTGVCRAGNPNCFTCGKPGHYSSQCPNRQQGMSGGRPNQFPTPQLRAMEGILPLPQPLQQQPFRRPNQPHKQLPAPQAGIPPQYQRMYAINKKNQDKNQGNLTGIGELKGVPIVILFDTGASHSFISYTCVDTLELNVEPAQLHLRVATPLGKITTVTHTSFWEWTG; this is encoded by the exons atggaacgaatctttcgatttttgagATGCAACGACGCACAACGTCTTATGTGCGTGTCTTACCAGCTGAAAGGAACCGCCGACTATTGGTGGGAAGCAAAGCAGAAAACTATGACCCCGGAGCAGTTAGATGAACTCACTTGGGAGCTTTTTAAGACTGCTCTATGTGAGAAGTTCATACCCAGAAGCTATAggaaaaagaaggagatggagtTTACCACCTTAAAGCAAGGGAATAAAACTGTAGTGGAGTACGATCGACTATTCTGCGATCTGGCCCGATATGCACCGTATAGAGTGGATACGGATGAGAAGATGTCCGAGTTATTTTGCGCCGGACTGCGACAAGAGATAAGAGttgtattggcaagtcaaacggcACTTTCCTACGCCGAGGCCTTGAACAGAGCTCTAGATATGGAGCTAGCAATGCAACCAGAGAAAATAACACACACACCAACGCCTCCATCAGCTCAATATACGCAAGTATCAAACACTCCCTACTCTAACCAAGGACAGAAAGGAAAACGCAAATGGGAAAATCGTGGAAATGAGGGTAAAAAGCCATGGCAAGGTCAGAATGTCCAGGCTCCATTCGTGAAAggcgataaattattttatggtgGACCAGCGACCTCACACCCCGGACACCAAGGGATACCCCCTTGTCCTAAGTGCAACAAGTTACACACAGGAGTGTGCAGAGCTGGAAACCCAAATTGTTTCACTTGTGGGAAACCAGGGCATTACTCGAGCCAGTGCCCCAACCGACAGCAagggatgagtggaggaagacCCAATCAGTTTCCAACCCCACAACTCAGAGCAATGGAGGGAATTCTTCCTCTACCTCAACCACTACAGCAACAACCTTTTCGCCGTCCAAACCAGCCTCATAAGCAGCTACCTGCACCGCAAGCAGGAATACCACCGCAATATCAAAGGATGTATGCTATCAATAAGAAGAATCAGGATAAGAACCAAGGAAACTTAACAGGTATTGGGGAACTGAAAGGTGTACCCATTGTTATTCTCTTTGATACTGGagcatcacattctttcatctcaTATACTTGTGTGGATACGTTAGAGCTGAATGTAGAACCAGCCCAGCTACACTTAAGGGTAGCCACTCCCTTAGGGAAGATCACCACCGTGACACAt Acatcattttgggaatggactggttag